A DNA window from Streptomyces sp. B21-083 contains the following coding sequences:
- a CDS encoding multidrug effflux MFS transporter, with the protein MKSPRRQPETPKDLPRPVRSLRRTGILVTFILGGLTATPPLAMDMYLPSLPQVTTSLNAPAASVQLTLTACLAGMALGQLLIGPMSDRWGRRRPLLAGLAVYVVATVLCGLAPSLEFLVAFRLVQGLAGSAGIVIARAVVRDLYDGVAMARFFSTLMLISGVAPIIAPLIGGQILRVTDWRGVFVVLTVVGTALAVLVWFRLPETLDPADRHAGGVGEALHSMRTLLADRVFTGYVLAGGFAFAALFAYIAASPFVIQEIYGASPQTFSLLFGVNSVGLVIVGQINGKVLVGRVSMDKVLAVGLAVITVSATALLLMATGVFGEAGLFPVAAALFVLMSAMGLAMPNTQTLALMRTRHSAGAASALLGTTSFLIGAVASPLVGIAGENTAVPMAVVQLVAALVAVGCFVGMCRPWQGRTSLERAES; encoded by the coding sequence ATGAAGAGTCCCCGGAGACAGCCGGAGACACCGAAGGACCTCCCTCGCCCCGTCCGCTCCCTCCGCCGTACCGGCATCCTGGTCACCTTCATCCTCGGCGGGCTGACGGCGACGCCCCCGCTGGCGATGGACATGTACCTCCCGTCCCTCCCGCAGGTCACGACCTCCCTGAACGCGCCCGCCGCGAGCGTCCAGCTGACCCTCACCGCCTGTCTGGCCGGTATGGCTCTCGGGCAGCTCCTGATCGGCCCGATGAGCGACCGATGGGGCCGTCGGCGCCCCCTCCTGGCGGGCCTCGCGGTGTATGTCGTCGCCACGGTCCTGTGCGGCCTCGCGCCCAGTCTGGAGTTCCTGGTCGCCTTCCGGCTGGTCCAGGGACTGGCGGGCTCGGCCGGCATAGTCATCGCCCGGGCGGTCGTCAGGGACCTGTACGACGGCGTGGCCATGGCCCGCTTCTTCTCCACCCTCATGCTGATCTCGGGGGTCGCCCCGATCATCGCGCCGCTCATCGGCGGCCAGATCCTGCGGGTGACGGACTGGCGCGGCGTCTTCGTCGTCCTCACGGTGGTCGGGACCGCCCTGGCGGTACTGGTCTGGTTCCGCCTCCCCGAAACCCTCGACCCGGCCGACCGGCACGCCGGCGGCGTCGGCGAGGCGCTCCACTCCATGCGCACCCTGCTCGCCGACCGGGTCTTCACCGGCTACGTCCTGGCGGGCGGCTTCGCCTTCGCGGCCCTGTTCGCGTACATCGCCGCGTCCCCCTTCGTGATCCAGGAGATCTACGGCGCCTCCCCGCAGACCTTCAGCCTGCTGTTCGGCGTCAACTCGGTCGGGCTGGTGATCGTCGGGCAGATCAACGGCAAGGTGCTGGTCGGCCGGGTGTCGATGGACAAGGTGCTGGCGGTGGGCCTCGCGGTCATCACCGTCTCGGCGACGGCACTCCTGCTGATGGCGACGGGTGTGTTCGGCGAGGCCGGCCTGTTCCCGGTGGCCGCCGCGCTCTTCGTCCTGATGTCGGCGATGGGCCTGGCGATGCCCAACACCCAGACCCTCGCCCTGATGCGAACCCGCCACTCCGCGGGCGCCGCGTCCGCCCTCCTGGGCACCACCTCCTTCCTGATCGGCGCGGTCGCCTCCCCGCTGGTGGGCATCGCCGGCGAGAACACGGCCGTCCCGATGGCGGTCGTCCAGCTGGTGGCAGCCCTGGTGGCGGTCGGCTGCTTCGTGGGCATGTGCCGTCCGTGGCAGGGGCGTACGTCCCTGGAGCGAGCGGAGAGCTGA
- a CDS encoding GMC family oxidoreductase, with protein MSHLASHYDVIVVGAGIAGSIVAKDLGRQGRRVLVLEAGERATDSARSHREALDRYATASAKVPGSTQRPHPAVGWPEVTDVTGTDGVPGFRAAGHLLQDGPLPYASGYVRANGGTGNVWTGLAPRMLPEDFDTETFGYGRRWPLTYDDLEPHYRSAERELGVAADADEQRAHVGLDFPEGYTFPMRALPASHLDRLLAASLDGQRVKDPVTLDEVELRMVGTPQARNSVPDPGYDGGRGYVPRGAQGRPDPASRCVGNATCIPHCPSYAKYTPLKTQGQWGSSVALTDRAVVSRVLVDGNGRATGVEYLSYEGQATRVHADVVVLAAHAIENARLLLLSRLATRSGQVGRNLMDHPVLLTWGLMPEAVGPYRGPGSTSGFEGFRAGPQRRARAPFRIEVGNWGWVWAKGTVDGDVAQLLHDKGLFGAELRRAVGDRVGRQFTLQFEMEQSADPANRVTLHPHARDHLGLPHPQVTYDLSDHVKDGMVAAKGASDQIFALLGAEDHTDYAPAAAWPGRFEHKGRLYGYRGAGHAAGTHIMGDSPGTSVVDSWQRCWDHPGLYAVGCGSMPSVATSNPTLTMAALALRSAQRIEADLAERDHPVSLTPDTPEVPA; from the coding sequence GTGAGCCACTTGGCGAGTCACTACGACGTGATCGTCGTGGGTGCCGGGATCGCGGGCTCGATCGTGGCGAAGGATCTGGGCCGCCAGGGTCGCCGCGTCCTGGTCCTGGAGGCCGGGGAGCGCGCCACCGACTCCGCGCGGAGCCACCGTGAGGCCCTCGACCGGTACGCGACGGCATCCGCGAAGGTGCCGGGCTCCACCCAACGGCCCCACCCCGCCGTCGGCTGGCCCGAGGTCACCGACGTGACAGGCACGGACGGCGTACCGGGATTCCGGGCGGCCGGCCATCTTCTGCAGGACGGCCCGCTCCCGTACGCCAGCGGTTACGTCCGGGCCAACGGCGGCACCGGCAACGTCTGGACCGGCCTCGCTCCGCGCATGCTGCCGGAGGACTTCGACACCGAAACCTTCGGGTACGGGCGCCGCTGGCCGCTCACCTATGACGACCTGGAGCCTCATTACCGGTCGGCGGAAAGGGAGTTGGGGGTCGCCGCTGACGCCGACGAGCAGCGCGCGCACGTCGGGCTCGACTTTCCCGAGGGCTACACCTTCCCCATGCGCGCCCTGCCCGCCAGCCATCTGGACCGCCTCCTCGCGGCGAGCCTCGACGGTCAGCGCGTCAAGGACCCGGTGACCCTGGACGAGGTCGAACTGAGGATGGTCGGCACCCCGCAGGCCCGCAACAGCGTGCCTGACCCGGGCTATGACGGCGGGCGCGGCTACGTTCCGCGTGGCGCCCAGGGGCGGCCCGACCCTGCCAGCCGGTGCGTGGGCAACGCGACGTGCATCCCGCACTGCCCCTCGTACGCGAAGTACACCCCGCTCAAGACGCAGGGACAGTGGGGCAGTTCGGTCGCCCTCACCGACCGGGCAGTGGTCAGCCGTGTGCTCGTCGACGGGAACGGACGCGCCACGGGCGTGGAGTACCTCTCGTACGAAGGGCAGGCCACACGGGTGCACGCCGATGTCGTCGTGCTCGCCGCGCACGCCATCGAGAACGCCCGACTGCTCCTCCTGTCCCGGCTCGCCACCCGCAGCGGTCAGGTCGGCCGCAACCTGATGGACCATCCGGTGCTGCTCACCTGGGGTCTCATGCCGGAAGCGGTCGGCCCCTACCGCGGACCCGGGTCCACCTCGGGCTTCGAGGGTTTCCGGGCCGGGCCGCAGCGGCGCGCGCGGGCGCCCTTCCGTATCGAGGTCGGCAACTGGGGGTGGGTGTGGGCCAAGGGCACGGTCGACGGCGACGTCGCCCAACTCCTCCATGACAAAGGCCTGTTCGGAGCCGAGCTGCGGCGCGCCGTCGGGGACCGGGTGGGCCGCCAGTTCACCTTGCAGTTCGAGATGGAGCAGAGCGCCGACCCCGCCAACCGCGTCACCCTCCACCCGCACGCACGCGACCACCTCGGCCTGCCCCACCCCCAGGTCACCTACGACCTGTCGGACCACGTCAAGGACGGCATGGTTGCCGCCAAGGGCGCGTCCGACCAGATCTTCGCCCTGCTCGGCGCCGAGGACCACACCGACTACGCGCCCGCGGCGGCGTGGCCCGGCCGCTTCGAGCACAAGGGCCGCCTCTACGGCTACCGCGGCGCCGGCCACGCCGCCGGCACGCACATCATGGGCGACTCGCCCGGCACCTCGGTGGTCGACTCGTGGCAGCGGTGCTGGGACCATCCCGGCCTGTACGCCGTGGGCTGCGGAAGCATGCCCTCTGTCGCCACCTCCAACCCGACCCTGACCATGGCCGCCCTCGCCCTGCGCAGCGCCCAGCGCATCGAGGCCGACCTCGCCGAACGGGACCACCCCGTCTCCCTCACCCCAGACACCCCAGAAGTTCCCGCATGA
- a CDS encoding Gfo/Idh/MocA family protein → MSAERVRWGILATGGIAAAMAADLVDLPDAELVAVASRSEASAKAFAERFGIPRAYGDWASLAEDADVDVVYVATPHSAHRAAAGLCLEAGRNVLCEKAFTLNEREAQELVALAKERGAFLMEGMWTYCNPVIRRLKALVDDGAIGAVRTVQADFGLEGPFPPSHRLRDPAQGGGALLDLGVYPVSFAHLLLGEPDGISARAVLSDENVDLQTGALLSWESGALASVHCSIVGGTSIGASVTGSKGRIDVPGGFFFADRFVLHRDGRDPEEFVAAPDHGARNSFRHEATEVMRALRAGETESPLVPLDGTLAVMRTMDTIREQIGVRYPGETR, encoded by the coding sequence ATGTCGGCTGAGCGCGTGCGGTGGGGAATTCTGGCTACGGGAGGGATCGCTGCGGCGATGGCCGCGGATCTGGTGGATCTGCCGGACGCGGAACTCGTCGCCGTCGCCTCGCGGAGCGAGGCCTCGGCGAAGGCGTTCGCCGAACGGTTCGGGATCCCCCGGGCCTACGGCGACTGGGCGTCGCTGGCCGAGGACGCCGATGTCGACGTGGTGTACGTCGCCACTCCGCACTCGGCGCACCGGGCCGCCGCCGGTCTGTGCCTGGAGGCCGGGCGGAACGTGCTGTGCGAGAAGGCGTTCACGCTCAACGAGCGGGAGGCGCAGGAGCTGGTCGCGCTCGCGAAGGAGCGCGGCGCCTTCCTGATGGAGGGCATGTGGACCTACTGCAACCCGGTCATCCGGCGGCTGAAGGCGCTGGTCGACGACGGGGCGATCGGTGCCGTACGGACCGTGCAGGCCGACTTCGGCCTGGAGGGACCCTTCCCGCCCTCGCATCGGCTGCGTGACCCGGCGCAGGGCGGCGGGGCGCTGCTCGACCTGGGCGTGTACCCGGTGTCGTTCGCGCATCTGCTGCTCGGGGAGCCCGACGGCATCTCGGCGAGAGCGGTGCTCTCCGACGAGAACGTCGATCTCCAGACGGGAGCGCTGCTCTCCTGGGAGAGCGGTGCTCTCGCTTCGGTGCACTGCTCCATCGTCGGCGGTACGTCCATCGGCGCCTCGGTCACCGGCTCCAAGGGCCGGATCGACGTACCCGGCGGGTTCTTCTTCGCCGACCGGTTCGTGCTGCACCGCGACGGCCGTGACCCCGAGGAGTTCGTCGCCGCCCCCGACCACGGGGCCCGCAACAGTTTCCGGCACGAGGCGACCGAGGTGATGCGCGCCCTGCGGGCCGGCGAGACCGAGTCGCCGCTCGTCCCGCTCGACGGCACCCTCGCCGTGATGCGGACGATGGACACCATCCGCGAGCAGATCGGCGTCCGCTACCCCGGCGAGACCCGCTGA